In one Niallia taxi genomic region, the following are encoded:
- a CDS encoding MarR family winged helix-turn-helix transcriptional regulator, giving the protein MELRKSTIREELELQLGSQLNALISEAHALNIRTAAAFDPTLQPAAFLVVRWLYSHGPSSATKIAESVAMDRSAISRLINQLKALGYVMSEPNPSDRRGVQLSLTEQGKSKTLEVLKEKESIFINRISELSELDLKSYIEMLQTLTGK; this is encoded by the coding sequence ATGGAATTAAGAAAATCGACAATAAGAGAAGAACTAGAACTGCAATTAGGTTCTCAACTAAATGCCTTAATAAGCGAGGCACATGCTCTAAATATCCGGACTGCCGCTGCATTTGACCCCACTTTACAACCTGCCGCTTTTTTGGTGGTTCGTTGGCTATATTCTCATGGTCCAAGCAGTGCAACAAAAATAGCTGAGTCTGTTGCAATGGACCGCAGCGCCATAAGTAGACTTATTAACCAGCTAAAAGCCCTAGGGTATGTAATGAGCGAACCTAATCCTAGTGATCGTCGAGGTGTTCAGTTGTCTTTAACTGAACAGGGAAAATCTAAAACATTGGAGGTTCTAAAGGAGAAAGAATCGATATTTATTAACCGTATTTCTGAGTTATCAGAGTTAGATTTGAAATCATATATAGAAATGCTACAAACCTTAACTGGTAAATAG